The Malus domestica chromosome 06, GDT2T_hap1 genome has a segment encoding these proteins:
- the LOC103424382 gene encoding mitochondrial adenine nucleotide transporter ADNT1-like — protein MASEDVKRTSDSAVSTIVNLAEEAKLASEGVKAPTGHVLLSIAKSLVAGGVAGGVSRTAVAPLERLKILLQVQNPHSIKYNGTIQGLKYIWRTEGFRGLFKGNGTNCARIVPNSAVKFFSYEEASKGILWFYRQQTGNEDAQLTPVLRLGAGACAGIIAMSATYPMDMVRGRLTVQTDMSPRQYRGIYHALTTVFREEGPRALYRGWLPSVIGVVPYVGLNFAVYESLKDWLIKSRPFGLVQDSELSVPTRLACGAAAGTVGQTVAYPLDVIRRRMQMVGWKDAASVVVGDGKRRASLEYTGMVDAFRKTVRHEGFGALYKGLVPNSVKVVPSIAIAFVTYEVVKDVLGVEMRISD, from the exons ATGGCGTCGGAGGATGTGAAGAGGACGAGTGATTCCGCGGTGTCGACGATTGTGAACCTGGCCGAGGAGGCGAAGCTCGCAAGCGAAGGAGTGAAGGCGCCGACCGGCCATGTCTTGCTTAGCATCGCCAAGTCCCTCGTCGCCGGAGGAGTTGCCGGTGGAGT GTCACGAACTGCAGTTGCTCCATTggaaagattaaaaattttgcTGCAG GTTCAAAACCCTCATAGTATTAAATACAATGGGACGATTCAGGGCTTGAAGTACATATGGAGGACTGAGGGTTTCAGAGGCTTGTTTAAAGGCAATGGAACTAATTGTGCTCGCATAGTCCCAAATTCAGCAGTCAAGTTCTTTAGCTACGAGGAAGCATCAAA GGGTATTTTATGGTTCTACCGACAGCAAACTGGAAATG AAGATGCTCAACTCACACCTGTATTACGGCTTGGAGCTGGTGCATGTGCTGGAATTATTGCCATGTCAGCAACTTACCCAATGGACATGGTACGAGGTCGTTTGACTGTCCAG ACAGACATGTCTCCTCGGCAATATAGGGGAATATATCATGCTCTCACAACCGTCTTTAGGGAAGAAGGACCCCGGGCTCTGTACCGAGGCTGGCTGCCTTCTGTCATAGGAGTT GTACCTTACGTTGGTCTAAATTTTGCTGTTTATGAATCTCTGAAAGACTGGTTGATCAAAAGTAGACCTTTTGGACTAGTCCAGGACTCTGAGTTGAGTGTACCTACGAGGCTTGCATGTGGGGCTGCTGCTGGGACTGTGGGCCAGACAGTTGCTTACCCTCTCGATGTCATCCGGAGAAGAATGCAGATGGTAGGCTGGAAGGATGCTGCTTCGGTTGTCGTTGGTGATGGAAAGAGAAGGGCATCCCTGGAATATACTGGTATGGTTGATGCATTCAGGAAAACAGTACGTCATGAGGGGTTTGGAGCACTGTACAAGGGTTTGGTCCCAAACTCTGTTAAG gtGGTACCTTCCATAGCAATTGCTTTTGTCACATATGAGGTAGTGAAGGATGTTCTTGGAGTTGAGATGAGGATATCTGACTAA
- the LOC103454672 gene encoding COP1-interactive protein 1, translating into MPKHRMREIKSLFGSHINSQKHEELKGTKIGIEEKVNKILKLLKNEELKKDDIPVENSKVEPLAELIQDFHKDYQSLYAQYDQLTGALKEKVWSKQEKDNSSSSSSDSDSDHSSNEKSRKNGVMESDFQKITDGIKQELELAHQEVADLKRRLTATSEEKEALSSDCAAALTKIEEKESVFIDLKTAAERLDAEKSLLLAENGELKQKLEAGGKIEAELIQKVEDVEGEKDNLIKEKETALRTIEDGETITAELRTVIDRLKDEKVTLEQELESVRGEVIHIKQKLQSAEEQVSDLSHNLKAKEEETTESSQLREKLGQREVEYLALSEMHELHEKETLAQIMELQAAVTGLELELESLRAQKRDMEVKIESTEAEVKQLGEVSAGLQVQISEVESISNEKAAELSALTKNLEDYKSESIQLKEKLGQREVECSALSEMHELHKSKTLAQITGLEAAVAGLELELESLRGQKTDIEVEIENKETQVKQLAEENAGLQARISQLESISNEREAEFSSLAKKFEDSSNEYGQLQEKLGQREVEHSTLSEMHELHKSKTLAQITGLEAAVAGLELELESLRDQKKDIEVEIEKKETQVKQLAEENAGLQAQTSELESISNEREAELSALTKKLGEINGESIQQKEQLDQKEKEYSALSEKHELHESKTSAQILGLEAAVAGLELELRSLRGQKEDIDVEIENKETQVKQLAEENVGLQARISQLESISNEREAEFSSLEKKFEDSSNEYGRLQEKLGQREVEHSTLSEMHELHKSKTLAQITGLEAAVAGLELELESLRGQKKDIEVEIEKKETQVKQLAEENAGLQAQTSELVSISNEREAELSALTKKLEEINSESIQLKEQLDQKEREYSALSEKHELHESKTSAQILGLEAAVAGLELELRSLRGQKEDIDVEIENKETQVKQLAEENVGLQARISQLESISNEREAEFSSLAKKFEDSSNEYGRLQEKLGQREVEHSTLSEMHELHKSKTLAQITGLEAAVAGLELELESLRGQKKDIEVEIEKKETQVKQLAEDNAGLQAQTSELVSISNEREAERSALTTKLEEINSESIQLKEQLDQKEKEYSALSEKHELHESKTSAQILGLEAAVAGLELELRSLRGQKEDIDVEIENKETQVKQLAEENVGLQARISQLESISNEREAEFSSLAKKFEDSSNEYGRLQEKLGQREVEHSTLSEMHELHKSKTLAQITGLEAAVAGLELELESLRGQKKDIEVEIEKKETQVKQLAEDNAGLQAQTSELVSISNEREAERSALTTKLEEINSESIQLKEQLDQKEKEYSALSEKHELHESKTSAQILGLEAAVAGLELELRSLRGQKEDIDVEIENKETQVKQLAEENVGLQARISQLESISNEREAEFSSLAKKFEDSSNEYGRLQEKLGQREVEHSTLSEMHELHKSKTLAQITGLEAAVAGLELELESLRDQKKDIEVEIEKKETQVKQLAEENAGLQAQTSELVSISNEREAELSALTKKLEEINSESIQLKEKLGQREVEYSALSEMHELHKSKTFAQITGLEAAVAGLELELESLRGQKTDIEVEIENKETQVKQLAEENAGLQARISQLESISNEREAEFSSLAKKFEDSSNEYGQLQEKLGQMEVEHSTLAEMHELHKSKTLAQITGLEAAVAGLELELESLRGQKEDIEVEIEKKETQVKQLAEENVGLQARISELESISNEREAELSALTKKLEDSSNEYGQLQEKLGQREKEYSTLSEMHNLHEIETLDKIKGFDSEVTGLALELESLRHEKSGLEVEIESKETVAKQLGEENAGLQARISELESTLKDREAELSDLTKKLEDSNHESSSRIADLSAQINNLLAEVDSLRAQKVELEELIVSKGDEASTQVKGLTEQVNVLQQELLSMQSGKTELQVQLENKTQEVSEFLIQIQNLKEEITNKITDHERVVEEKESLTAEKREIEIKVDSIHNHKSELEEEIRTKCLESDQLRVEIVELRDQIVEFERRLTEKEAEFSSLQEKHDSAVNDTSAQITAFVSQVTNLQQDLDSLQAEKNQMELQFEREKQELSQSLTQLENEKVELESKIADHQRLLNEHEETYGKLKDEYMQLESHIQDSKVNQDAAERKIEQMAEDFSKKIESKDETIADLEQEAEYLKRDLEEKGYELSSLVENSRNVEVKLRLSNQKLRVTEQVLTEKEESFRKAELKFLEEQRALEDRIARLSDIISANNEAYQRNITLVAENVNSYFSGMESMIKKFMDDCAEYETCILETSQELHVAKNWVAETRSERETLKREVGDLIEQLRDKKEEALVLGEQVERMRAKASKEEVEKGSLIKAMSQLEKKAADLEKVVEEKTEGMLGLGEEKREAIRQLCIWIEYHQSRYDHLKEILSKTTPARGQTRASTSRP; encoded by the exons ATGCCAAAGCACCGCATGAGGGAAATTAAGTCCTTATTTGGAAGTCACATCAATTCACAGAAGCATGAAGAGCTGAAAGGAACTAAAATAG GTATTGAGGAGAAGGTGAATAAAATATTGAAGCTTCTAAAAAATGAAGAGCTTAAAAAAGATGACATCCCAGTAGAGAACTCCAAAGTGGAACCTCTCGCTGAGCTAATTCAGGATTTCCACAAGGATTACCAATCACTGTATGCACAATATGATCAACTAACTGGAGCGCTGAAGGAAAAAGTTTGGAGCAAACAAGAAAAGGACAACAGCTCTTCATCAAGTTCAGACTCAGATTCCGATCATTCTTCAAATGAAAAAAGCCGTAAAAATGGAGTGATGGAAAGTGACTTTCAGAAAATAACTGATGGGATCAAGCAGGAACTTGAATTGGCACATCAAGAAGTTGCTGACCTGAAGAGGAGATTGACCGCTACAAGTGAAGAGAAGGAAGCTTTAAGCTCAGATTGTGCGGCGGCTTTGACCAAGATAGAAGAAAAGGAGAGTGTTTTTATTGACTTGAAGACTGCAGCTGAAAGGTTAGATGCTGAAAAATCACTACTTTTGGCTGAGAATGGTGAGCTAAAACAAAAACTGGAAGCTGGTGGAAAGATAGAAGCTGAATTGATTCAAAAAGTGGAAGATGTGGAAGGAGAGAAAGATAACTTGATTAAGGAGAAAGAGACTGCTCTGAGAACGATTGAAGATGGAGAGACTATTACAGCGGAATTAAGAACCGTGATTGATCGGCTGAAAGATGAAAAAGTAACCCTTGAGCAAGAACTAGAATCTGTTCGAGGGGAAGTCATCCATATAAAGCAGAAGCTGCAATCTGCAGAAGAGCAGGTATCAGATTTAAGCCACAATCTGAAAGCCAAGGAGGAAGAAACAACTGAATCTAGTCAGCTACGGGAGAAATTGGGTCAGAGGGAAGTGGAATATTTGGCTCTGTCTGAGATGCATGAGCTGCATGAGAAGGAAACTTTGGCTCAAATTATGGAATTACAGGCTGCTGTGACAGGGCTGGAACTGGAGCTGGAATCTTTGCGAGCTCAGAAAAGAGATATGGAAGTGAAGATTGAGAGCACAGAAGCTGAAGTAAAACAACTGGGAGAGGTGAGTGCAGGACTGCAAGTCCAAATTTCAGAAGTTGAGTCAATATCAAATGAGAAAGCAGCAGAACTTTCTGCTCTCACGAAAAACCTTGAAGATTACAAAAGTGAATCTATTCAGCTGAAGGAGAAATTGGGTCAGAGGGAAGTGGAATGCTCAGCTCTGTCTGAGATGCATGAGCTGCATAAGAGTAAAACATTGGCTCAAATTACGGGATTAGAGGCTGCTGTGGCAGGGCTGGAACTGGAGCTGGAATCTTTGCGAGGTCAGAAAACAGATATAGAAGTTGAGATTGAGAACAAAGAAACTCAAGTGAAACAACTAGCAGAAGAGAACGCGGGACTGCAAGCCCGAATTTCACAACTTGAATCAATATCAAATGAGAGAGAAGCCGAATTTTCTTCCCTGGCAAAGAAATTTGAGGACAGCAGTAATGAATATGGTCAGCTACAGGAGAAACTGGGTCAGAGGGAAGTGGAACACTCAACTCTGTCTGAGATGCATGAGCTGCATAAGAGTAAAACATTGGCTCAAATTACAGGTTTAGAGGCTGCTGTGGCAGGGCTGGAACTGGAGCTGGAATCTTTGCGAGATCAGAAAAAAGATATAGAAGTTGAGATTGAGAAGAAAGAAACTCAAGTGAAACAACTAGCCGAAGAGAATGCGGGATTGCAAGCCCAAACTTCAGAACTTGAATCAATATCAAATGAGAGAGAAGCTGAACTTTCTGCTCTCACCAAAAAACTTGGGGAGATCAATGGTGAATCTATTCAGCAGAAGGAGCAATTGGATCAGAAGGAAAAGGAATACTCAGCTCTGTCTGAGAAGCATGAGCTGCATGAGAGTAAAACATCGGCTCAAATCCTGGGATTAGAGGCTGCTGTGGCAGGGCTGGAACTGGAGCTAAGATCTTTGCGAGGTCAGAAAGAAGATATAGATGTTGAGATTGAGAACAAAGAAACTCAAGTCAAACAACTAGCAGAAGAGAATGTGGGACTGCAAGCCCGAATTTCACAACTTGAATCAATATCAAATGAGAGAGAAGCCGAATTTTCTTCCCTGGAGAAGAAATTTGAGGACAGCAGTAATGAATATGGTCGGCTGCAGGAAAAACTGGGTCAGAGGGAAGTGGAACACTCAACTCTGTCTGAGATGCATGAGCTGCATAAAAGTAAAACTTTGGCTCAAATTACAGGTTTAGAGGCTGCTGTGGCAGGGCTGGAACTGGAGCTGGAATCTTTGAGAGGTCAGAAAAAAGATATAGAAGTTGAGATTGAGAAGAAAGAAACTCAAGTGAAACAACTAGCAGAAGAGAATGCGGGATTGCAAGCCCAAACTTCAGAACTTGTATCAATATCAAATGAGAGAGAAGCTGAACTTTCTGCTCTCACCAAAAAACTTGAGGAGATCAATAGTGAATCTATTCAGCTGAAGGAGCAATTGGATCAGAAGGAAAGGGAATACTCAGCTCTGTCTGAGAAGCATGAGCTGCATGAGAGTAAAACATCGGCTCAAATCCTGGGATTAGAGGCTGCTGTGGCAGGGCTGGAACTGGAGCTGAGATCTTTGCGAGGTCAGAAAGAAGATATAGATGTTGAGATTGAGAACAAAGAAACTCAAGTGAAACAACTAGCAGAAGAGAATGTGGGACTGCAAGCCCGAATTTCACAACTTGAATCAATATCAAATGAGAGAGAAGCCGAATTTTCTTCCCTGGCGAAGAAATTTGAGGACAGCAGTAATGAATATGGTCGGCTGCAGGAAAAACTGGGTCAGAGGGAAGTGGAACACTCAACTCTGTCTGAGATGCATGAGCTGCATAAGAGTAAAACTTTGGCTCAAATTACAGGTTTAGAGGCTGCTGTGGCAGGGCTGGAACTGGAGCTGGAATCTTTGAGAGGTCAGAAAAAAGATATAGAAGTTGAGATTGAGAAGAAAGAAACTCAAGTGAAACAACTAGCCGAAGATAATGCGGGATTGCAAGCCCAAACTTCAGAACTTGTATCAATATCAAATGAGAGAGAAGCTGAACGTTCTGCTCTCACCACAAAACTTGAGGAGATCAATAGTGAATCTATTCAGCTGAAGGAGCAATTGGATCAGAAGGAAAAGGAATACTCAGCTCTGTCTGAGAAGCATGAGCTGCATGAGAGTAAAACATCGGCTCAAATCCTGGGATTAGAGGCTGCTGTGGCAGGGCTGGAACTGGAGCTGAGATCTTTGCGAGGTCAGAAAGAAGATATAGATGTTGAGATTGAGAACAAAGAAACTCAAGTAAAACAACTAGCAGAAGAGAATGTGGGACTGCAAGCCCGAATTTCACAACTTGAATCAATATCAAATGAGAGAGAAGCCGAATTTTCTTCCCTGGCGAAGAAATTTGAGGACAGCAGTAATGAATATGGTCGGCTGCAGGAAAAACTGGGTCAGAGGGAAGTGGAACACTCAACTCTGTCTGAGATGCATGAGCTGCATAAGAGTAAAACTTTGGCTCAAATTACAGGTTTAGAGGCTGCTGTGGCAGGGCTGGAACTGGAGCTGGAATCTTTGAGAGGTCAGAAAAAAGATATAGAAGTTGAGATTGAGAAGAAAGAAACTCAAGTGAAACAACTAGCCGAAGATAATGCGGGATTGCAAGCCCAAACTTCAGAACTTGTATCAATATCAAATGAGAGAGAAGCTGAACGTTCTGCTCTCACCACAAAACTTGAGGAGATCAATAGTGAATCTATTCAGCTGAAGGAGCAATTGGATCAGAAGGAAAAGGAATACTCAGCTCTGTCTGAGAAGCATGAGCTGCATGAGAGTAAAACATCGGCTCAAATCCTGGGATTAGAGGCTGCTGTGGCAGGGCTGGAACTGGAGCTGAGATCTTTGCGAGGTCAGAAAGAAGATATAGATGTTGAGATTGAGAACAAAGAAACTCAAGTAAAACAACTAGCAGAAGAGAATGTGGGACTGCAAGCCCGAATTTCACAACTTGAATCAATATCAAATGAGAGAGAAGCCGAATTTTCTTCCCTGGCGAAGAAATTTGAGGACAGCAGTAATGAATATGGTCGGCTACAGGAAAAACTGGGTCAGAGGGAAGTGGAACACTCAACTCTGTCTGAGATGCATGAGCTGCATAAGAGTAAAACTTTGGCTCAAATTACAGGTTTAGAGGCTGCTGTGGCAGGGCTGGAACTGGAGCTGGAATCTTTGCGAGATCAGAAAAAAGATATAGAAGTTGAGATTGAGAAGAAAGAAACTCAAGTGAAACAACTAGCCGAAGAGAATGCGGGATTGCAAGCCCAAACTTCAGAACTTGTATCAATATCAAATGAGAGAGAAGCTGAACTTTCTGCTCTCACCAAAAAACTTGAGGAGATCAATAGTGAATCTATTCAGCTGAAGGAGAAATTGGGTCAGAGGGAAGTGGAATACTCAGCTCTGTCTGAGATGCATGAGCTGCATAAGAGTAAAACATTTGCTCAAATTACGGGATTAGAGGCTGCTGTGGCAGGGCTGGAACTGGAGCTGGAATCTTTGCGAGGTCAGAAAACAGATATCGAAGTTGAGATTGAGAACAAAGAAACTCAAGTGAAACAACTAGCAGAAGAGAATGCGGGACTGCAAGCCCGAATTTCACAACTTGAATCAATATCAAATGAGAGAGAAGCCGAATTTTCTTCCCTGGCAAAGAAATTTGAGGACAGCAGTAATGAATATGGTCAGCTACAGGAGAAACTGGGTCAGATGGAAGTGGAACACTCAACTCTGGCTGAGATGCATGAGCTGCATAAGAGTAAAACGTTGGCTCAAATTACAGGTTTAGAGGCTGCTGTGGCAGGGCTGGAACTGGAGCTGGAATCCTTGCGAGGTCAGAAAGAAGATATAGAGGTTGAGATTGAGAAGAAAGAAACTCAAGTGAAACAACTAGCAGAAGAGAATGTGGGATTGCAAGCCCGAATTTCAGAACTTGAATCAATATCAAATGAGAGAGAAGCTGAACTTTCTGCTCTGACGAAGAAACTTGAGGACAGCAGTAATGAATATGGTCAGCTACAAGAGAAACTGGGTCAGAGGGAAAAGGAATACTCAACTCTGTCTGAGATGCACAATCTGCATGAGATTGAAACACtggataaaataaaaggatttgACTCAGAAGTTACAGGGCTAGCACTGGAGCTGGAATCTTTGCGACATGAGAAGAGTGGTTTGGAAGTAGAGATCGAGAGCAAAGAAACTGTAGCAAAACAACTGGGAGAGGAAAATGCGGGACTGCAAGCCCGAATTTCAGAACTTGAATCGACTTTGAAAGACAGAGAAGCTGAACTTTCCGATCTCACGAAGAAACTTGAGGACAGCAATCATGAATCGTCATCCAGAATAGCAGATTTGTCCGCACAGATCAATAATCTGCTAGCTGAGGTAGATTCTTTGCGTGCCCAGAAAGTTGAGTTGGAGGAACTTATAGTATCCAAAGGTGATGAAGCATCGACTCAGGTCAAGGGATTAACGGAACAAGTAAATGTGTTGCAGCAGGAATTGTTGTCAATGCAGAGCGGGAAAACTGAATTGCAAGTGCAGCTTGAGAACAAAACTCAAGAAGTTTCTGAATTCTTGATACAGATACAGAATCTGAAAGAAGAAATAACAAACAAGATAACGGATCATGAGAGGGTTGtggaagagaaagagagtttgacggcagaaaagagagagattgagataaAGGTGGACTCAATACACAACCACAAAAGTGAACTCGAAGAGGAGATAAGAACAAAATGCCTCGAGAGTGATCAATTGAGAGTGGAAATTGTTGAGCTAAGGGATCAAATTGTTGAATTTGAGAGGAGACTAACAGAAAAAGAGGCCGAGTTTTCTTCCCTCCAGGAGAAACATGACAGTGCAGTGAATGACACTTCTGCTCAAATAACAGCCTTTGTATCACAGGTTACTAATCTACAACAGGATTTGGATTCATTGCAGGCTGAGAAGAACCAGATGGAGTTGCAGTTTGAGAGGGAGAAACAAGAACTTTCACAGAGCCTGACGCAATTGGAAAATGAAAAGGTTGAGTTAGAGAGCAAGATTGCTGATCATCAGAGACTGCTGAATGAACACGAGGAGACATATGGCAAGTTAAAAGATGAATATATGCAGCTGGAGAGTCATATCCAGGACAGTAAGGTCAACCAAGACGCTGCAGAAAGGAAAATCGAGCAAATGGCGGAAGATTTCAGTAAGAAAATTGAATCCAAAGATGAGACAATAGCTGATTTGGAGCAAGAGGCTGAATATCTGAAACGAGATCTTGAAGAAAAAGGGTACGAGCTTAGTTCTTTGGTTGAAAACTCCCGTAATGTTGAAGTTAAGCTCCGCCTGTCAAACCAGAAGCTCCGGGTTACAGAGCAGGTATTGACTGAGAAAGAGGAGAGCTTCAGAAAGGCAGAACTGAAATTCCTGGAAGAACAGAGAGCACTTGAAGACAGGATTGCTAGATTGTCTGATATAATCTCTGCAAACAACGAAGCCTATCAAAGAAACATCACACTTGTTGCAGAAAATGTGAACAGTTATTTCAGCGGAATGGAATccatgataaaaaaatttatggaCGACTGTGCAGAGTATGAGACGTGCATTCTGGAAACATCGCAGGAGCTTCACGTTGCAAAGAATTGGGTTGCAGAAACAAGGAGTGAAAGAGAGACGTTGAAGAGGGAGGTGGGGGACCTAATTGAACAACTGCGAGATAAGAAAGAAGAAGCATTGGTGCTTGGAGAGCAGGTCGAGAGGATGCGGGCAAAGGCAAGCAAGGAAGAAGTGGAGAAGGGGAGTCTGATCAAGGCCATGAGccaacttgagaagaaagcggCGGACTTGGAGAAGGTGGTGGAGGAGAAAACAGAGGGAATGCTGGGATTAGGAGAGGAGAAGAGGGAAGCCATAAGACAGTTGTGCATATGGATCGAGTATCACCAAAGCCGGTACGATCATCTCAAGGAAATTCTCTCGAAGACAACTCCTGCAAGAGGCCAGACGAGGGCTTCGACATCTCGTCCttga